The nucleotide window ACCGCCCACTGCGGCCTCGACACCTCGCCGTCGGCATCAGATCAGCGGCCACCGTTCCCCCACCGACCCTGCAAACACCCAGCTGGCCCGGCCTCTAGACTCTACCGCGCCGAATagggagggaggagggggcgtataataataataataataataataataataatggccTCTGGCAGCTTGCGAGACGCGCCCAGATCCAGAGCACAGCTAGCTGTTGCGGCTGCCGGTGGCCCAGATCCAGCACCACACCCTAGCTCATGGTCATGGATGGTCTGGTCTCTCCGCATCCACATTCGATCGTGAGTGCCCTGACCTCAAGACTCAAGTGTGTGCATCAAGGCTTAAAGCTCAAGATCGCACTCTTCACGATCTGATCTGATCTGATCAACGAGCTAAAATGTAGTAACTAGTAACTGCGAAAGATGAAGAAGATGCTGAAAGAAAATCAACAGGGTATTATACAAATGGAGTAACGGAGCACAACACCACCGGGCGAGCCAACCAACCAATCTGTCCAAGCCACAATCCTACACTGTAGTAACACGAACAGCAGATGCCGGCAGTCCTACTGAATCGAATGCCGAATGGAATctcgatgaaagtaagaaaaaaaaaaggaatcaACGGCTCAACACGGATGGTAACAATAAATTACAGCACGGGACGGTGCAGATCCCTGTCGCTCTCTCAgtagaaggcggcggcggcggcggccacggcggcggcggcgaaccacttggcggcggcgggggagacgccggcggcggcgctggggGCGGGGGGAGCCTCGGCGGCGGGCGACGGGGCGGGGACTTCCGAGGGCAGCGGCGGGGAGCTCACGTCGGGAGTGGGGGCCTCAGCCTTGGGCGCCGGCGCGGGGGCCTCGGGCGCCGGGGCGGGGGCcttgggggcgggcgccggggccgGGGGAGGCAGCGTCGGGGGAGGGACGGGCGGGGACACCGGCGCCGGGGTCGG belongs to Miscanthus floridulus cultivar M001 chromosome 4, ASM1932011v1, whole genome shotgun sequence and includes:
- the LOC136551974 gene encoding arabinogalactan protein 1-like, whose product is MARFQLAALAMAMLFAAAAAQAPAATPTPAPKASPPPATPPPTPAPVSPPVPPPTLPPPAPAPAPKAPAPAPEAPAPAPKAEAPTPDVSSPPLPSEVPAPSPAAEAPPAPSAAAGVSPAAAKWFAAAAVAAAAAAFY